A single Mangifera indica cultivar Alphonso chromosome 20, CATAS_Mindica_2.1, whole genome shotgun sequence DNA region contains:
- the LOC123204042 gene encoding 60S ribosomal protein L27a-3-like — MTTRFKKNRKKRGHVSAGHGRIGKHRKHPGGRGNAGGMHHHRILFDKYHPGYFGKVGMRYFHKLRNKFYCPIVNIDKLWSMVPQDVKLKATKDKVPLIDVTQFGYFKVLGKGVLPENQPVVVKAKLFSKNAEKKIKEAGGAVVLTA; from the coding sequence ATGACGACTAGGTTCAAGAAGAACAGGAAGAAGAGAGGTCACGTGAGCGCCGGTCACGGTCGTATCGGAAAACACAGAAAGCACCCTGGTGGACGTGGTAACGCTGGAGGCATGCACCACCACAGGATCCTCTTCGACAAGTACCATCCTGGTTACTTCGGTAAAGTCGGTATGAGGTACTTCCACAAACTTCGTAACAAATTTTACTGTCCTATTGTCAACATTGATAAGCTCTGGTCCATGGTCCCTCAAGATGTTAAACTTAAAGCCACTAAAGACAAGGTTCCCTTAATCGACGTTACACAGTTCGGTTACTTCAAGGTTTTGGGTAAAGGTGTTTTGCCTGAGAATCAACCTGTTGTCGTTAAGGCCAAGCTTTTCTCCAAGAATGCGGAGAAGAAGATTAAGGAAGCTGGTGGAGCTGTTGTGCTCACTGCTTag